A genomic stretch from Strongyloides ratti genome assembly S_ratti_ED321, chromosome : 1 includes:
- a CDS encoding ATP-binding cassette sub-family G member 2, translating to MSTNITSQTVLDNEDTSKISETLNNKINIEGTQSNVSLTQTSEKDLENEVLTNSMTPFFNQEEPVTLTWNNLDVSAGSRQLLKNVNGLALPGETIALMGASGAGKTTLLNTLLGRNLKGLTISGNILVNGNDIGRGITNISSYVQQEDLFMGRLTVYEHLLIQAYIRLPSKLNYIEKKKCVEHVIKELDLESCRNSKIGFSGFKKGISGGQAKRLAFATEILTNPSILFCDEPTTGLDSHMASQVIKTLNKLSVTTKKTIICTIHQPSSEVFESFNRVIFLALGKVAFQGPPSCAIGFFSYIGYPFPSHCNPADLFIMYLALEPGNEDESMIRVKKICNKYQESKHCQIVNDRIEYHKKYPHLTVDMPRPPGLFIIIVTMIIRLFLDHLRNPSFIKIKTLQKTCIGLFLAFLYFRTEMNQDGIANFKGLFYFMISETTYSTALTVQTIIPKDFYLVVREHHDGIYPVLAYYIARILAFLPFASFDSIVMCILAYFIAGLSPTASSFFMCLFVIGLTSWCTFAYAIMISSLLINYPLIVSTSAPILAALAISGGLFMNISTFPSSLNWLHHFSWFKYSFELLLINEFNGKQDINCGIINNGSYEIKEGSCLKTGEDVLKSLSFSLDNYSFNIYILIIHTLTTLLLGYLFLVYRVLKAR from the exons atgtctaCTAACATAACAAGTCAAACAGTATTAGATAATGAAGATACATCAAAAATTTcagaaacattaaataataaaattaatatagaAGGTACTCAATCTAATGTTTCATTAACACAAACATCTGAAAAAGATTTAGAAAATGAAGTATTAACTAATAGTATGACACCATTTTTTAATCAAGAAGAACCAGTAACATTAACATGGAATAATCTTGATGTATCAGCTGGATCAAGACAACTtcttaaaaatgtaaatggTTTAGCATTACCTGGTGAGACAATTGCTTTAATGGGTGCaag TGGAGCTGGTAAGACTACATTATTGAATACATTACTTGGAAGAAATTTAAAAGGTTTAACAATAAGTGGTAATATTCTAGTTAATGGTAATGATATTGGTCGTGGTATTACAAATATATCTTCATATGTTCAACAGGAAGATTTATTTATGGGAAGATTAACTGTTTATGAACATCTTTTGATTCAAGCTTACATTAGATTAccatcaaaattaaattatattgaaaagaaaaaatgtgTTGAACATGTAATTAAAGAATTAGATCTTGAAAGTTGTAGAAACTCAAAAATTGGTTTTTCTGGTTTTAAAAAAGGTATTTCTGGTGGGCAGGCAAAAAGACTTGCTTTTGCCACTGAAATTTTAACTAATccatcaatattattttgtgatGAACCAACAACAGGATTAGATTCACATATGGCATCACAAGTTATTAAAACacttaataaattatctGTAACTACTAAAAAAACAATCATATGTACAATTCATCAACCATCATCAGAAGTTTTTGAATCTTTTAATagagtaatatttttagctCTTGGAAAAGTAGCTTTTCAAGGACCACCATCATGTGCTATAggttttttttcatatattggTTATCCATTTCCTTCTCATTGTAATCCAGCTGACCtttttataatgtatttAGCTTTAGAACCTGGTAATGAAGATGAAAGTATGATTagagttaaaaaaatatgtaataaatatCAAGAATCAAAACATTGTCAAATAGTTAATGATAGAATagaatatcataaaaaatatccaCATTTAACTGTTGATATGCCAAGACCACCAggattatttataataattgtaacaatgataataagattatttttagatcATTTAAGAAATccaagttttataaaaataaaaactctTCAAAAAACTTGTATAGGACTTTTTTTGgcatttctttattttagaaCAGAAATGAATCAAGATGGTATAGCTAATTTTAAGggacttttttattttatgatatcaGAAACAACTTATTCAACAGCCTTAACTGTACAAACAATTATAccaaaagatttttatttagttGTTAGAGAACATCATGATGGAATATATCCTGTTTTGGCTTATTATATAGCAAGAATATTGGCTTTTTTACCATTTGCTTCATTTGATAGTATAGTTATGTGTATATTAGCTTATTTTATTGCTGGTTTATCACCAACTGcatcatctttttttatgtGCCTTTTTGTGATAGGCCTTACATCATGGTGTACATTTGCTTATGCCATTATGATTAGTAGT ttattaataaattatccTTTGATTGTATCAACATCAGCACCAATATTAGCTGCATTAGCAATATCAGGAGGtctttttatgaatatatcAACATTTCCTAGTTCATTAAATTGGTTACATCATTTTAGTTggtttaaatattcttttgaacttcttttgataaatgaatttaatgGTAAACAAGATATAAATTGtggtataataaataatggaagttatgaaataaaagaagGTAGTTGCCTTAAAACAGGTGAAgatgttttaaaatcattgtcattttcattagataattattcatttaatatttatatattaattattcatACATTAACAACACTATTATTAGGATATCTTTTCCTTGTATATCGTGTCTTGAAAGCAAgataa
- a CDS encoding SET domain and Histone-lysine N-methyltransferase, Suvar4-20 family-containing protein yields MNNEEWGLKVMKLCSSSAIPEVPPIGHHMSLDDFMAFDDVANCIVIDVLLGIRSHKMRPKKVFLTKEENISCYKLLREYLENFNVVKTLQNIFLLTSMRNFCLKMDGKQLIELRNHVHRYLMLFQPASGISIQKCFKYSKEKFLGAKLVATRKFKSNEQINMLYGVVKPLTKEQINKVIKSGINDFSIMISDRTEKQILWLGPGSFLNHDCNSNVRFDCRGIHTVVLIATKDIDIGEELYLNYGDNYFGDNNKECQCESCEKIKNEKENLLKWTPIMCKEIDENIVDCLELISLRNEILKKIYDFQISKNNLIISLNYIVEFLKYGFINDGISKISSSQNFIKHELEYLSNVKYLLSLDYDIDFIKIFTYLYKTFGICTSQGKVGTPTTKSIILQRNEAIFKYSFYEAIFGPDIAEALVQFQCKLFEQYHYEKVSIGQIISVLQNFINILRRKDFNKVFQDKINIQNERIKKIEKHGFTAEFLFNTFDIKIDILGNEIIEKERKYIERNIEVYEEKIQEKLKNCLSFNFVLSLMKDKNNSEAIIGDLKTILEVNEHDVKVQILNNKIKGFEKIKAPLNIMIETFDNKDNNALLISMYNDELEEITRKYKKSQLIKTIDIDNYVLLDENKPKTVRSSIRLKKDFSKYENYNIEPFLMKFYCNSTMEKILENRKRTYELVNQDFEDVFINQGRLKHERKILEEISK; encoded by the coding sequence ATGAATAATGAAGAATGGGGATTAAAAGTAATGAAATTGTGTTCTTCTTCAGCTATACCAGAAGTACCACCAATAGGACATCATATGAGTTTGGATGATTTTATGGCTTTTGACGATGTGGCTAATTGTATAGTTATTGATGTTTTACTTGGAATAAGAAGTCATAAAATGAGaccaaaaaaagtttttttaaccaaggaagaaaatatatcatGTTATAAACTATTACgtgaatatttagaaaattttaatgttgtcaaaacattacaaaatatatttttattaacgtCAATGAGAAATTTTTGTTTGAAGATGGATGGTAAACAATTGATAGAATTAAGAAATCATGTTCATCGTTATTTAATGCTCTTTCAACCAGCCTCTGGAATTAGTAtacaaaaatgttttaaatattctaaagaaaaatttcttGGTGCTAAATTGGTTGCaacaagaaaatttaaaagtaatgaacaaataaatatgttatatGGTGTTGTTAAACCATTAACAAAAGaacaaattaataaagttataaaaagtggaataaatgatttttcaataatGATTAGTGATAGAACTGAGAAACAAATATTATGGTTAGGACCTGgaagttttttaaatcatgATTGTAATTCAAATGTTAGATTTGATTGTCGTGGTATTCATACAGTTGTTTTAATAGCCACAAAAGATATAGATATTGGTGAGGAATTGTACTTAAATTATggtgataattattttggagataataataaagaatgtCAATGTGAAAGttgtgaaaaaattaaaaatgaaaaagaaaatttattaaaatggaCACCAATTATGTGCAAAGAAATTGATGAAAATATCGTTGATTGTCTTgaattaatatcattaagaaatgaaattcttaaaaaaatttatgattttcaaatatcaaaaaataatcttattaTTTCACTCAATTATAttgttgaatttttaaaatatggtTTTATAAATGATGGGATATCAAAGATATCTAGTagtcaaaattttattaaacatgaattagaatatttatcaaatgttaaatatttattgtcaTTAGATTATGACAtagattttattaaaatatttacttatttatataaaacatttggTATATGTACAAGTCAAGGAAAAGTAGGTACACCAACAACAAAatctattattttacaaagaAACGAagctatttttaaatattcattttatgaAGCAATATTTGGTCCTGATATTGCTGAGGCTTTAGTTCAATTTCAATGTAAACTTTTTGAACAATATCACTATGAAAAAGTTTCTATTGGACAAATTATTAGTgttcttcaaaattttattaatatattaagaagaaaagattttaataaagtttttcaAGATAAAATCAATATACAAAATGAacgtataaaaaaaattgagaAGCATGGTTTTACTGCTGAgtttctttttaatacatttgatataaaaattgatattcttggtaatgaaattattgaaaaGGAAAGAAAGTATATTGAAAGGAATATTGAGGtatatgaagaaaaaatacaagaaaagttaaaaaattgtttatcatttaattttgttttatcattaatgAAAGACAAAAACAATAGTGAAGCAATTATTGGTGATCTCAAAACGATTTTAGAAGTGAATGAACATGATGTTAAagtacaaatattaaataataaaattaaaggtTTTGAAAAAATCAAAGCTCCATTAAACATTATGATAGAaacttttgataataaagataataatgcATTACTAATATCTATGTACAATGATGAATTAGAGGAAATAACacgtaaatataaaaaaagtcaattaataaaaacaatagaCATAGATAATTATGTCTTATTAGATGAAAATAAACCCAAAACGGTAAGATCATcaataagattaaaaaaggatttttcaaaatatgaaaattacAATATTGAACCATTTTTAATGAAGTTTTATTGTAACTCTACAATGGAAAAGATTTTAGAAAATAGGAAGAGAACTTATGAATTGGTAAATCAAGATTTCGAagatgtttttattaatcaaGGTCGACTAAAAcatgaaagaaaaatattagaagaaatatcaaaataa
- a CDS encoding Peroxisome assembly protein 12: MYLFGFIPIHSIELLMTGIYYEKYSPIDLKLMENRKLSFETSTIVGRSMNLFVGLFSKFGKILSYILVAIQVLNFVQESADGVTSKIFNIFSENSLGERKSDIQFPVKKLNEAEALNLSENQCPLCLKKRENDTVLSCSGYIFCFKCIYQFISKYGRCPVTSIPATTKELVKMYV; encoded by the exons ATGTATCTTTTTGGTTTTATACCAATTCATAGTATTGAACTTTTGATGACAGGAATTTACtatgaaaaatattcacCTATCGACCTTAAGCTTATggaaaatagaaaattatcatttgaaACTTCTACTATTGTTGGTAGAAGTATGAATTTATTTGTTggattattttctaaatttggTAAAATTTTGAGTTATATTTTAGTTGCAATACaagtattaaattttgtacaAGAATCTGCTGATGGAGTAactagtaaaatttttaatatttttagtgaAAATTCATTAGGAGAAAGGAAAAGTGATATTCAATTTCCTGTTAAG AAATTAAATGAAGCTGAAGCTTTGAATTTGTCAGAGAATCAATGTCCATTGTGTTTgaaaaaaagagaaaatgACACAGTACTTTCATGTTCCGGATACATATTTTGTTTCAAAtgtatttatcaatttatttcaaaatatggAAGATGTCCTGTAACTTCTATACCAGCAACAACAAAAGAGTTAGTTAAGATGTATGTGTAA
- a CDS encoding Probable ATP-dependent RNA helicase DDX47, giving the protein MSDSSDDEVFQRVKSQNNKSFSKEDEETLKILKAEDKNEIKDESDETIEPKSFAELGVTEVLCQTVERLGWKAPSKIQEATLPFALAGRDLIGLAETGSGKTGAFAIPILQALLETPQKMFAVVLTPTRELAFQIAEQFQALGTSIGLCVAVIVGGIDMATQAMALAKRPHVIVATPGRLVDHLENTKGFNLKAIKFLVMDEADRILNMDFEVEVNKILRVIPKERRTYLFSATMTKKVAKLERASLRNPERIEISTRYQTVEKLKQHYIFIPNKYKEAYLVYILNEIASNTAIVFCSTCAGAMKIALMLRQLGFGAVPLHGQMNQGKRLAALNKFKAKQRSILVCTDVASRGLDIPHVDYVLNFDVPTQSKDYVHRVGRTARAGRSGVSITFVTQYDVEIYQRIEHLIGKKLELYKTNEVDVMKLVERVAEANSSARVEMKELEESKKNKKKRKKGDLSDNDDDEEGGYRKKVKVKNMKAAK; this is encoded by the exons ATGTCCGATTCTAGTGATGACGAAGTATTTCAACGAGTTAAATCACAGaacaataaaagtttttcaaAAGAGGATGAAGAAAcacttaaaattttaaaagcagaagacaaaaatgaaattaaagatGAAAGTGATGAAACTATAGAACCCAAAAGTTTTGCTGAACTA GGAGTGACTGAAGTCCTATGTCAAACAGTTGAAAGATTAGGATGGAAAGCACCATCAAAAATTCAAGAAGCAACTTTGCCTTTTGCTCTTGCCGGAAGGGATCTAATTGGTTTGGCTGAAACAGGTTCTGGAAAAACTGGAGCTTTTGCTATTCCAATACTTCAAGCTCTTCTCGAGACACCACAAAAGATGTTTGCTGTTGTTTTAACTCCAACAAGAGAACTTGCTTTTCAAATAGCTGAACAATTCCAAGCACTCGGAACATCAATAGGTTTATGTGTTGCTGTTATTGTTGGAGGTATTGATATGGCTACACAGGCTATGGCTCTAGCTAAAAGACCTCATGTTATTGTTGCGACTCCTGGAAGACTTGTCGATCATTTAGAAAATACTAAAGGATTCAATCTTAAAGCTATTAAGTTTCTTGTTATGGACGAAGCAGATAGAATACTTAATATGGATTTTGAGGTTGAggtaaataaaattcttaGAGTTATACCAAAAGAAAGAAGGACATATTTATTCTCTGCGACAATGACAAAGAAAGTTGCTAAATTAGAAAGAGCATCATTGAGAAATCCAGAAAGGATCGAAATTTCAACCAGATATCAGACTGTTGAAAAACTCAAgcaacattatatttttatacctaataaatataaagaagCATATcttgtatatatattgaatGAAATTGCTTCTAATACTGCTATAGTCTTCTGTTCAACATGTGCTGGAGCCATGAAAATAGCTTTAATGTTGAGACAATTAGGTTTTGGAGCTGTTCCTTTGCATGGTCAAATGAATCAGGGAAAAAGATTGGCAGctttaaataaattcaaAGCTAAACAACGTTCAATTCTTGTTTGTACAGACGTTGCTTCAAGAGGTTTAGATATACCACATGTTGACTATGTTTTAAACTTTGATGTTCCAACACAATCCAAGGATTATGTTCATAGAGTCGGAAGAACTGCTCGTGCAGGAAGATCTGGAGTTTCTATTACATTTGTCACTCAGTATGATGTTGAAATATATCAAAGAATTGAACATTTAATTGGAAAGAAACTTGAACTTTATAAAACTAATGAAGTTGATGTTATGAAATTAGTTGAAAGGGTTGCTGAAGCAAATAGTTCTGCTAGGGTTGAAATGAAAGAATTAGAGGAaagtaagaaaaataaaaagaaacgTAAGAAGGGTGACCTTAGTGATAATGATGATGACGAAGAAGGTGGATACAGAAAAAAGGTAAAAGTGAAGAATATGAAAGCAgcgaaataa
- a CDS encoding Serine/threonine-protein phosphatase 2A activator: MLNMTGDNKESNTEANSDIAFNNIPPYEPVDPLEAIQEASQQSTNAFFEPKREITKIFDVGKWHHSKAYKDFMDQLKRLNNSVKRIPTDCDDITISPNVQRVIDILFKLEDWMNEFPPEHMELQRFGNKAFRKWHEKLQNDIGMIFSEILPESLHPAIIELKAYFLDSFGNSTRIDYGTGHEAAFLVFILCLYKLGYFLKDIDDKAVALRLFRQYISLTRQLQVIYRMEPAGSKGVHALDDFCFVPFIFGSAQLLDNNLGLVPDSYIRDDLPPRYADHDLFFEAIEYINTTKSGPFFEHSNQLWNISAVQTWEKVNSGLFKMYEAEVLKKFPVCQHFLFGSLFSIDQRNDAESPFKFTNAKPPQI, translated from the exons atgttaaatatgACCGGGGATAATAAAGAAAGTAACACTGAAGCTAATAGTGATATAGCGTTTAATAATATTCCACCATATGAACCTGTTGATCCATTAGAAGCTATACAAGAAGCATCTCAACAATCTACAAATGCATTCTTTGAACCTAAACGTGaaataactaaaatttttgatgttGGTAAATGGCATCATTCAAAG GCATATAAAGATTTTATGGACCAATTAAAGCGCTTGAATAACTCTGTTAAGCGTATCCCTACAGATTGTGATGATATTACTATATCACCAAATGTTCAACGTGTCATtgatatactttttaaactTGAGGATTGGATGAATGAATTTCCTCCCGAGCATATGGAATTACAACGCTTTGGAAATAAAGCATTCAGAAAATGGCAtgaaaaattacaaaatgaTATTGGGATGATTTTCTCAGAAATTTTACCAGAATCTCTTCATCCAGCAATAATTGAATTGAAAGCTTATTTTTTGGACTCATTTGGTAACTCAACTAGAATTGATTATGGAACAGGTCATGAAGCAGCTTTCTtggtatttattttatgCCTTTATAAACTTGGATATTTCCTTAAAGATATCGATGATAAAGCTGTTGCCTTAAGACTTTTCCGTCAATATATCTCATTAACTAGACAACTTCAAGTTATATATCGTATGGAACCTGCCGGAAGTAAAGGTGTTCATGCCCTTGATGATTTCTGTTTTGTTCCATTTATTTTTGGTAGCGCTCAATTACTTGATAACAATTTAGGACTGGTACCTGATTCATATATAAGAGATGACTTACCTCCAAGATACGCTGACCATGATTTATTCTTTGAGGCAattgaatatattaataca acTAAGAGTGGACCTTTTTTTGAGCATTCAAATCAATTATGGAATATTTCAGCTGTCCAAACATGGGAAAAAGTAAATTCTGGactatttaaaatgtatgaAGCTGaggtattaaaaaagtttccTGTATGCcaacattttctttttggAAGTCTTTTTTCAATTGATCAAAGAAATGATGCTGAGAGTCCTTTTAAATTCACAAATGCCAAACCACctcaaatttaa
- a CDS encoding Zinc finger, C2H2 domain and Zinc finger C2H2-type/integrase DNA-binding domain and Zinc finger, C2H2-like domain-containing protein, protein MRYTSSQMMYHQVKSEMNGMGDDYNMTQPSNSITGFNNLMMQNNEDYNDSFEDKQAKAVHQCSECDKIFVSYKGLMQHAVIHTDLKPFSCDICSKSFRFKSNLFEHRSVHSGYTPHSCPYCGKTCRLKGNLKKHLKTHVNSKAELEEVWKPFSSNRRPPQEVPADAIIVRGNVEPMFSPPSKPRKKKLGLGDVKVWTDKIQNGEIVKPPVMSEMGTHFINFMENNLGKTVSIRDLIEAAKYTSFENFDCPLCKKMFHSKYECLIHLEEIHNYKKRPDYNYFCEICIKTFVDQKSYDLHQSCHDRVRSLFESGDVHAAHQPQLLEPALPGRDDINGSQEQENRDDIKMEGDS, encoded by the exons atgcgCTACAC ttcaTCTCAAATGATGTACCATCAAGTAAAAAGTGAAATGAATGGAATGGGAGATGACTATAACATGACACAACCATCTAATTCT atTACCGGGTTCAATAATTTAATGATGCAAAATAATGAGGATTATAATGATAGTTTTGAGGATAAACAAGCGAAAGCAGTCCACCAATGTTCAGAatgtgataaaatatttgtttcatACAAAGGCTTAATGCAACATGCCGTTATACATACTGATTTAAAGCCATTTTCATGTGATATTTGTTCAAAGTCATTTAgatttaaatcaaatttatttgaacATAGAAGTGTACATTCTGGTTATACACCACATTCATGTCCATATTGTGGAAAAACTTGTCGATTGAAaggaaatttaaaaaaacatcttAAAACACATGTTAACTCAAAAGCAGAACTTGAAGAAGTTTGGAAACCATTTAGTAGTAATAGGCGACCACCACAAGAAGTGCCTGCTGATGCCATTATTGTAAGGGGAAATGTTGAACCAATGTTTTCACCTCCAAGTAAaccaagaaaaaaaaaactaggTTTAGGTGATGTTAAAGTATGGACtgataaaatacaaaatggTGAAATAGTTAAACCACCTGTTATGTCAGAAatg ggaacacattttataaactttatgGAAAACAATCTTGGAAAGACAGTCTCAATACGAGATCTCATTGAAGCTGCAAAGTATACatcatttgaaaattttgattGCCCTTTGTgcaaaaaaatgtttcattcAAAATATGAATGTTTAATTCATCTAGAAGAAAttcataattataaaaaacgtccagattataattatttttgtgaaatttgtattaaaacATTTGTGGATCAAAAATCATATGACTTACATCAATCATGTCATGACCGTGTTCGTAGTCTGTTTGAATCCGGTGACGTACATGCGGCTCATCAGCCTCAATTATTGGAACCGGCACTGCCAGGTAGAGATGATATTAATGGATCTCAGGAACAAGAGAATCGGGATGATATAAAGATGGAGGGTGATTCTTAA
- a CDS encoding Alpha-1,3/1,6-mannosyltransferase ALG2 — protein sequence MSQPSRQIKCVIVGDGTVGKTCMLISYTTNSFPVEYVPTVFDNYSTQLTYDGNTVNLGLWDTAGQEDYDRLRPLSYPQTDVFVLCYSVMSRVSFDNVVNKWAPEIRLHCPETPIILVGTKIDLRDNPEARKTLDTENHLPISKSQGQKMANKIKAVAYLECSALTQQGLRQIFEEAYYILKKNNKKMKITFLHPDLGIGGAERLIVDAAIAYKENGHTVDIVTNHYSEDHCFEETKQFKVTTINIFPRSIFGRFVALCAYIRMIIAAIWMCIFRRDSDIFFVDTVSACLPILKLFTTSRVIFYCHFPDQLLTKRESFCKKMYRYFLDGIEGYTTGLGDVVCVNSKFTESIVRETLTPLKDRDLEIVYPSLNTKHFDKQEECEIEIIPKNAEHIFVSINRFEFKKNVEIALMALDCLKMELTDDELSKVCVIIAGGYDKLNKENEENYEYLRRLGKNLDIDSNNLIFMKNPTDQEKVQLLRMCKMLIYTPSNEHFGIVPVEAMYMGKGVIAMNSGGPKETIKNEVTGFLVDENPSAMAVIMKMVVRNQIDFKKMSIECKTRVKNLFSFDLFKERLESLL from the exons ATGTCACAACCTTCTCGACAGATAAAGTGTGTTATTGTTGGTGATGGAACTGTTGGTAAAACTTGTATGCTAATTTCATATACAACAAATTCATTTCCTGTTGAGTATGTTCCCACAgtatttgataattattcTACTCAATTGACTTATGATGGAAATACTGTTAATCTAGGGCTTTGGGATACAGCTGGTCAg GAGGATTATGATAGATTAAGACCTTTAAGTTATCCACAAACAGATGTATTTGTGCTATGTTATAGTGTTATGTCACGAGTATCTTTTGATAATGTTGTTAATAAATGGGCACCAGAAATAAGATTACATTGTCCAGAAACTCCAATTATACTTGTTG gTACAAAAATAGATTTACGTGATAATCCTGAAGCAAGGAAGACACTTGATACAGAGAATCATTTACCAATATCAAAATCACAAGGTCAGAAGATGGCTAATAAGATAAAAGCAGTTGCCTATCTGGAATGTAGTGCTTTAACACAACAAGGACTTAGACAAATTTTTGAAGAGGCT tattatattttaaaaaaaaat aacaagaagatgaaaataacatttttacatCCTGATCTTGGAATTGGTGGAGCAGAAAGATTAATTGTTGATGCAGCAATAGCTTACAAAGAAAATGGTCATACAGTAGATATTGTTACAAATCATTACTCAGAAGATCATTGTTTTGAAGAAACTAAACAGTTTAAAGTAACTACGATTAATATATTTCCACGTTCTATATTTGGAAGGTTTGTAGCATTGTGTGCTTACATTCGAATGATTATTGCAGCAATATGGATGTGTATATTTAGAAGAGATagtgatattttttttgttgatacaGTATCAGCATGTTTAcctatattaaaattatttaccaCTTCCAgagttatattttattgtcatTTTCCGGATCAGTTATTAACAAAACGGGAaagtttttgtaaaaaaatgtatagaTATTTTTTGGATGGTATTGAAGGATACACAACAGGATTAGGTGATGTTGTATGTGTTAATAGTAAATTTACAGAATCAATTGTTAGAGAAACATTAACTCCATTAAAGGATAGAGATTTGGAGATAGTTTATCCTTCTTTAAATACAAAACATTTTGATAAACAGGAAGAATGTGAAATTGAAATTATTCCAAAGAATGCTGAACATATTTTTGTTTCTATTAATAGGTTtgaatttaagaaaaatgttGAGATTGCTTTAATGGCATTAGATTGTTTAAAAATGGAATTGACAGATGATGAATTGAGTAAAGTTTGTGTTATTATAGCTGGTGgttatgataaattaaataaagagaatgaagaaaattatgaatatttaagGAGATTAGGAAAGAATCTTGATATTGATTCTAATAACctaatttttatgaaaaatccAACAGATCAAGAAAAAGTTCAATTATTAAGAATGtgtaaaatgttaatttataCTCCATCAAATGAACATTTTGGTATTGTTCCAGTTGAAGCAATGTATATGGGAAAAGGTGTCATAGCAATGAATAGTGGTGGTCCTAaagaaacaataaaaaatgagGTAACAGGATTCTTAGTAGATGAAAATCCATCAGCAATGGCAGTTATAATGAAGATGGTTGTTCGTAATcaaattgattttaaaaaaatgtcaatAGAATGTAAAACAcgagtaaaaaatttattttctttcgatttatttaaagaaagatTAGAATcattgttataa